The proteins below come from a single Gemmatimonadaceae bacterium genomic window:
- a CDS encoding DUF4129 domain-containing protein, whose translation MTGLVQSREVAADSLRALIEVVLRAPEYQARAPRDAWAPVARAWWALLDWVDRLRESNPLGYRAFVWLMVLILAAIVLHAMWIAARTLRAGTAPAPAEPLAQSSIVRDAAWYAREVERLTASGRLAEAMQADFLRFVLELDARRVARFHPSKTPSEYVREADLGDEARRDLRAVVATLYAHVYARVAITPEAWARWRDLASADRYAASH comes from the coding sequence GTGACGGGACTCGTCCAGAGCCGCGAGGTCGCCGCCGACTCGCTGCGGGCATTGATTGAAGTGGTGCTGCGGGCGCCCGAGTACCAGGCTCGGGCGCCGCGTGATGCGTGGGCGCCCGTGGCGCGCGCGTGGTGGGCGCTGCTCGATTGGGTGGATCGCCTGCGGGAGTCGAATCCATTGGGCTACCGAGCGTTCGTGTGGCTGATGGTGCTGATTCTCGCGGCGATCGTGCTGCATGCGATGTGGATCGCGGCACGCACGCTGCGCGCGGGAACCGCACCCGCGCCCGCCGAGCCCTTGGCGCAATCATCCATTGTGCGCGACGCTGCATGGTATGCCCGCGAGGTCGAGCGCCTGACCGCGAGCGGGCGACTGGCCGAGGCGATGCAGGCCGACTTTCTGAGGTTTGTGCTCGAGCTCGATGCGCGGCGCGTGGCACGTTTCCATCCCAGCAAGACGCCGAGCGAATACGTGCGTGAAGCAGACCTCGGCGATGAGGCCCGTCGCGACCTGAGGGCCGTGGTGGCCACGCTGTACGCGCACGTATATGCGCGCGTCGCGATCACGCCCGAAGCGTGGGCACGCTGGCGAGACCTGGCGAGTGCGGACCGATATGCGGCCTCGCACTGA
- a CDS encoding stage II sporulation protein M, translating into MDFRQHLEVETPEHVLLDYEIAGLGSRALAAIIDTVILVVAMAALTLLGFWLQARLGSTVVLAVVALLDFALLWGYFALFEGLREGQTPGKKWLGIRVIQETGHGITMREAAIRNLLRLADFLPPPYLLGALIVAVHPRGRRLGDLAAGTVVVRDNPLTAGATLPIEASDATTHGAPLLADDEYQVLRTFAARAPDLDPDVRTRITSSLAARFSDRVPGRHRGDEPFLTSLLADETARRRGQFAVRTRAPGATRQVAVPAMATVERLVATKDRRWREFEAMAARASRGGLDSLGSDELPEFAARYREVAADLARVRTYQADAMVRARLERAVATGHNLLYRSARGSWRDLPGFAARSAPAAVIEAAPWVLVAFLAFSVPAVAGYAALRATPSLAEETLPGALLDRAAEGAVAQREGRGYAETSARHRALMASTIITNNVKVAFACFAGGIFLGVGSLLALAFNGLLIGGASAHYHNLGLLSYLWTFVAGHGVLELFAIWCAGAAGLIVGAAFVRPGDYSRRDALVIRGRLAVRLVGASTILLLVAGMIEGFLSASGAPFAVKVGVSAASAVLLAIWLILGGRDRNRSASPDS; encoded by the coding sequence GTGGATTTTCGCCAGCACCTCGAAGTCGAGACGCCGGAGCACGTGCTCCTGGATTACGAGATCGCCGGTCTCGGGAGCCGGGCGCTCGCCGCGATCATCGACACCGTCATCCTTGTGGTGGCCATGGCCGCGCTCACGTTGCTGGGCTTCTGGCTGCAGGCGAGGCTTGGCTCGACGGTCGTGCTGGCGGTCGTTGCGCTCCTCGACTTCGCATTGCTCTGGGGATACTTCGCGCTGTTCGAGGGGCTGCGCGAGGGTCAGACTCCAGGAAAGAAGTGGCTCGGCATTCGCGTCATTCAGGAAACCGGTCATGGCATCACCATGCGCGAAGCCGCGATCCGCAACTTGCTTCGGCTCGCGGATTTCCTGCCCCCGCCTTACCTGCTCGGGGCCCTCATCGTGGCCGTGCATCCACGCGGTCGACGACTCGGCGACCTCGCGGCGGGCACGGTCGTCGTGCGCGACAACCCGCTCACGGCCGGCGCGACGCTCCCGATCGAGGCCTCGGACGCCACCACCCATGGCGCGCCGCTGCTCGCGGACGATGAGTACCAGGTGCTGCGCACGTTTGCGGCGCGCGCACCGGACCTCGACCCCGACGTCCGGACGCGCATCACCTCCTCGCTGGCCGCGCGTTTTTCGGACCGCGTGCCCGGGCGCCATCGGGGCGACGAGCCGTTCCTCACGTCATTGCTCGCCGACGAAACGGCGCGCCGACGCGGACAGTTTGCGGTGCGCACACGTGCCCCTGGGGCAACTCGGCAGGTTGCGGTTCCGGCGATGGCGACGGTGGAGCGCCTCGTCGCGACCAAGGATCGGCGGTGGCGCGAGTTCGAGGCCATGGCGGCGCGCGCCTCGCGCGGCGGACTGGACTCGCTCGGAAGCGACGAGCTTCCGGAGTTCGCCGCGCGCTATCGCGAAGTCGCCGCTGACCTCGCACGCGTGCGCACGTACCAGGCGGACGCGATGGTGCGCGCACGCCTCGAGCGAGCCGTGGCCACAGGTCACAACCTGCTCTATCGCAGTGCGCGCGGTTCATGGCGTGACCTGCCTGGGTTCGCTGCTCGCAGCGCCCCGGCTGCCGTGATCGAGGCCGCGCCGTGGGTCCTGGTGGCATTTCTCGCGTTCAGCGTGCCCGCGGTTGCCGGCTACGCCGCGTTGCGCGCCACGCCTTCGCTGGCCGAGGAGACACTGCCGGGCGCACTGCTCGATCGCGCGGCCGAGGGCGCCGTCGCGCAGCGCGAGGGCCGCGGGTACGCCGAGACGAGCGCGCGGCATCGCGCGCTGATGGCGTCGACCATCATCACCAACAACGTGAAGGTGGCCTTCGCCTGTTTTGCCGGTGGCATCTTTCTCGGCGTGGGCTCGCTGCTCGCGCTTGCGTTCAACGGCCTGTTGATCGGGGGCGCATCCGCGCACTACCACAATCTTGGCCTGCTGTCCTACCTCTGGACCTTTGTCGCCGGGCATGGCGTGCTTGAACTGTTTGCGATCTGGTGCGCGGGAGCCGCCGGGCTGATCGTTGGCGCCGCATTCGTGCGGCCGGGCGACTATTCACGGCGCGACGCGCTCGTCATTCGCGGGCGATTGGCGGTCCGTCTCGTGGGCGCGTCGACGATCCTGCTGCTCGTTGCCGGAATGATCGAAGGCTTCCTG